The following coding sequences are from one Paenibacillus sp. FSL R5-0912 window:
- a CDS encoding copper amine oxidase N-terminal domain-containing protein, whose product MITFKKILQIIGLSVLVTGVVHPPAMEAAATSTAQTANLPAIRIYLNNSQITSSAGGATLMNGTVMLSLDMLYVRGATVSYDEHSKLITIGNLFTKGSMKIGSRIAMVNGKQITYSAAFQQVNKQLYIPLRFVNDAIGGSLKWNEDSREALISYPEFVGDGQTSKDAYFLNGVNGTLYKRDAAGVVHSMGASAAKLEPYYIAGTRLTSVKISKDADLVTIQNSSGEPSVNLTVFNLFVKNGAILRQSTAHYWQFSPLELKSYGGNAVMNDGHTVRLIAPDASVLQAWNVSKLAGTPDQTYAIEAIGENYLVARSSQEGFLTLIDTGANRAILLYKEFGIDPLDMTGFKYDGIEFAGSNDDKSELRFKFTGSKKESKTFMYRLGGL is encoded by the coding sequence ATGATTACTTTTAAGAAAATTCTGCAGATCATTGGTCTTAGTGTTCTTGTAACGGGCGTTGTTCATCCCCCCGCTATGGAAGCAGCAGCTACTAGTACAGCACAGACCGCGAACTTACCGGCTATCCGTATCTATTTGAACAACTCGCAGATCACCTCTTCAGCAGGAGGAGCCACCCTAATGAATGGAACGGTGATGCTCTCGCTGGACATGCTATATGTCAGGGGGGCAACGGTCAGTTACGATGAACATTCGAAATTGATCACCATCGGGAATCTATTCACGAAGGGCAGCATGAAGATCGGGAGCCGCATTGCAATGGTGAACGGGAAGCAAATCACTTATTCCGCAGCCTTCCAGCAGGTGAATAAGCAGCTCTACATCCCACTGCGGTTCGTGAATGATGCCATTGGCGGCTCGCTGAAATGGAATGAGGACAGCCGGGAGGCGCTCATCAGTTATCCTGAATTTGTCGGTGACGGCCAGACCAGTAAAGACGCGTATTTCTTAAACGGGGTGAACGGCACTTTATATAAGCGGGATGCAGCAGGAGTGGTTCACTCTATGGGCGCCTCTGCAGCCAAGCTTGAACCTTATTATATTGCGGGTACACGGCTGACATCGGTGAAGATTTCAAAAGATGCGGATTTGGTGACGATTCAGAATTCGAGCGGTGAACCTTCGGTCAACCTTACGGTATTCAACCTTTTTGTCAAAAATGGGGCCATCCTGCGCCAATCCACTGCCCATTACTGGCAGTTCTCCCCTCTGGAGCTGAAGTCATATGGCGGTAACGCCGTTATGAACGATGGCCACACGGTCCGGCTGATTGCGCCGGATGCTTCCGTCCTGCAAGCCTGGAACGTATCGAAGCTGGCAGGTACGCCGGATCAAACCTACGCCATTGAAGCCATAGGTGAGAATTATCTGGTTGCCCGCTCCTCACAAGAAGGCTTCCTGACGTTAATTGATACCGGAGCTAACCGGGCAATCCTCCTCTACAAGGAATTCGGAATTGATCCGTTGGATATGACGGGATTTAAATACGATGGGATTGAGTTCGCAGGGAGTAATGATGATAAATCAGAATTGCGGTTCAAGTTTACAGGCAGTAAGAAGGAAAGTAAGACTTTTATGTACCGGTTGGGTGGGTTGTAA
- a CDS encoding phosphotransferase enzyme family protein encodes MENAIRDIFEQKDIMRIAASRYEINPDELTYIGGFQNFVYEYQRSGELYILRITPGMHRTAEQVRAELDWIIYLTGNGISASGPILSEDGNWTEVIETPEMCFIAACFDKAHGNRIGYPECLNDNATYEELGRITGKMHVLAKRYDNPDASVRRHDWNLNYYLQNIDILPPSHHHVRETYYSITETIHKFPKDREAYGLIHGDMGFGNFHVSDQGKITLFDFDEAQYSWFVEDIAIQLYYLVYVYGGEEGRDHREEQALRFMDHFMKGYSRENTLEPYWLKQIPVFLKLRELIVYIGAYRNFDGDESFSSSDNQWFKDWISESRERLEHNEPIVNVW; translated from the coding sequence ATGGAAAATGCTATTAGGGACATATTTGAACAGAAAGATATTATGCGTATTGCCGCAAGCCGCTATGAAATCAACCCTGATGAGTTAACTTACATAGGCGGGTTTCAGAACTTCGTGTACGAATACCAGCGGAGCGGTGAATTGTATATTCTAAGAATTACTCCAGGAATGCACCGGACTGCAGAGCAGGTTAGAGCAGAGCTGGACTGGATTATCTATCTAACCGGGAACGGAATCTCAGCGTCGGGTCCGATTCTTTCTGAGGATGGTAATTGGACTGAAGTTATAGAAACGCCGGAGATGTGTTTTATTGCCGCCTGCTTTGACAAAGCCCATGGCAACAGGATCGGCTATCCCGAATGCCTGAACGATAACGCCACCTATGAGGAGCTGGGCCGGATTACAGGGAAGATGCATGTGCTTGCCAAGCGGTATGACAATCCGGATGCCTCTGTGCGGCGGCATGACTGGAATCTCAATTATTATCTGCAAAATATCGATATTCTGCCCCCCTCGCACCATCACGTACGAGAGACTTATTACAGCATCACAGAGACCATCCATAAATTTCCGAAGGATAGAGAGGCTTACGGACTTATCCATGGGGATATGGGGTTCGGGAATTTCCATGTGAGTGATCAAGGCAAGATCACGTTATTCGATTTCGATGAGGCGCAGTACAGTTGGTTTGTAGAGGATATCGCCATTCAGCTATATTATCTGGTCTATGTATACGGCGGGGAAGAGGGCCGGGACCACCGTGAGGAACAGGCTCTCCGGTTTATGGATCATTTTATGAAGGGGTACAGCCGGGAGAACACCTTGGAGCCGTATTGGCTGAAGCAAATCCCTGTGTTCCTGAAGCTCAGAGAACTGATTGTTTACATCGGGGCATACCGGAATTTCGACGGTGACGAATCCTTCAGTTCATCAGATAATCAATGGTTCAAGGATTGGATCAGCGAAAGCAGAGAGCGGCTTGAGCATAACGAACCTATTGTTAATGTATGGTAA
- a CDS encoding Gfo/Idh/MocA family protein: MAMGTRNSWGTGIVGAGGWGGVAHIPALAALEAYEVKAVVGTRLESAQAAAELHGIGSSYSSTSEMAKQDGIDVVVVTVKVPEHDRLIREALDAGKHVYSEWPLARTTAEAEVLLELAEERGVKHVVGLQARGNPTVRYIRDLVAEGAIGRVLAVNIMVSLPVFPTSNGTVDQAHVYLLDEANGADQLTIGAAHVLDAIEYMVSPFVEVSGKLDTQYPEVHVLETGESVTANAPDHVLVSGKLAQNALVSAQFVNGGAPGFTLRIIGTDGELVITPRDQLMFQMDRLTLQLARPSGETEMLETPDVYASQVHQLLPGPGYNVAHLYARLAQRLDGEEVELPDFTQAVRLHRLMDSIRKASASGVRQEIR; encoded by the coding sequence ATGGCTATGGGGACAAGAAATTCATGGGGAACAGGAATCGTCGGAGCAGGCGGATGGGGTGGAGTGGCTCATATTCCTGCGCTCGCAGCGCTTGAGGCATATGAGGTGAAGGCCGTAGTCGGCACACGATTAGAGAGTGCACAGGCGGCGGCTGAGCTCCACGGCATTGGCTCTTCCTATAGTAGTACATCGGAGATGGCCAAGCAGGACGGAATTGACGTAGTAGTGGTAACTGTAAAAGTACCCGAACATGACCGGCTGATCCGGGAAGCCCTGGATGCCGGTAAACATGTGTACAGTGAATGGCCGCTTGCCCGGACTACTGCGGAAGCGGAGGTGCTACTTGAACTTGCGGAAGAACGGGGAGTGAAGCATGTAGTGGGTCTTCAGGCACGGGGCAATCCAACTGTCCGCTACATCAGGGACTTGGTCGCTGAAGGTGCTATTGGCCGTGTATTAGCTGTGAATATAATGGTTAGTCTGCCTGTATTTCCGACCTCGAACGGAACAGTGGACCAGGCACATGTCTATCTGCTGGATGAAGCTAACGGGGCAGACCAGCTGACGATTGGTGCTGCACATGTGCTTGATGCAATTGAATATATGGTATCGCCGTTCGTTGAGGTGTCTGGTAAGCTGGATACGCAATACCCTGAAGTTCACGTACTGGAGACTGGTGAATCAGTGACCGCAAATGCACCGGATCACGTGCTCGTTAGCGGGAAACTGGCACAGAATGCACTTGTTTCGGCACAGTTCGTCAATGGTGGTGCCCCCGGATTTACGCTGAGGATCATCGGAACCGATGGTGAACTGGTCATCACTCCGCGGGATCAGCTGATGTTTCAGATGGACCGGCTGACGCTGCAGCTCGCCCGTCCTTCCGGTGAGACAGAGATGCTGGAAACGCCGGATGTGTATGCATCACAGGTACATCAGCTGCTCCCCGGTCCCGGATACAATGTAGCTCATCTCTACGCCCGATTGGCGCAGCGGCTTGACGGGGAAGAGGTGGAATTGCCTGATTTCACCCAGGCGGTCCGGTTGCATCGTCTGATGGATTCGATTCGTAAGGCAAGCGCCTCGGGTGTCCGTCAAGAAATAAGATAG
- a CDS encoding PTS transporter subunit EIIC produces the protein MSKYHDLAVKILGAIGGRANVSSYTHCMTRLRVTVVDRSRIAEADLKQIDGVLGVVDDETYQVILGPGVVTKVAEEFGKVLENSGPEGDPSTSAEQLQAKGAHMKAQLKKKNDTPFKNFLRKIGNIFIPLIPAFVGAGLIAGIGSILANNITAGNLDTATWQQYVTILNVIKNAIFSYLVIYVGINAAKEFGATPALGGVIGGVTLLTGVTADLPIFNIFTGAPLTAGQGGVIGVLIAVWILSIVEKYLRKVIPDAVDIIVTPTIALLVVGLITIFFIMPFAGFISSNLIGAINWTLEVGGAFSGFVLGAAFLPLVMLGLHQVLTPIHIEMINDSGMTLLLPMLAMAGAGQVGASIALWIRCKKNKSLTNMIKGALPVGILGIGEPLIYGVTLPLGRPFITACIGGGIGGAVIGLFGNVGAIAIGPSGVALIPLIAGGLWLKYVIGLIAAYAGGFIATYLFGTPKEAMAEQD, from the coding sequence ATGAGTAAATATCATGATTTAGCGGTCAAAATACTAGGGGCTATCGGTGGCCGTGCGAATGTATCCTCTTATACCCATTGCATGACCCGTCTTCGAGTAACGGTTGTGGACCGCAGCCGGATCGCCGAAGCGGATTTGAAGCAAATCGACGGGGTTCTGGGTGTGGTGGATGATGAAACGTATCAAGTCATTCTCGGGCCAGGAGTTGTGACCAAGGTAGCTGAAGAATTCGGTAAAGTGTTGGAAAACAGCGGGCCTGAGGGCGATCCTTCAACTTCGGCTGAACAATTACAGGCTAAAGGCGCACATATGAAAGCGCAGCTTAAAAAGAAGAATGATACTCCGTTCAAAAACTTTTTACGGAAGATCGGAAATATTTTCATACCGCTTATCCCTGCGTTCGTTGGAGCCGGATTAATTGCAGGAATTGGCTCGATTCTAGCTAACAATATTACAGCAGGCAACTTAGACACTGCAACCTGGCAGCAGTATGTAACAATTTTAAATGTGATTAAAAACGCAATTTTCAGTTACCTGGTGATTTATGTCGGTATTAATGCCGCTAAAGAATTTGGAGCTACTCCTGCTCTCGGGGGAGTGATCGGCGGGGTAACGCTCTTAACAGGGGTTACAGCGGACCTGCCCATCTTTAATATATTTACGGGTGCGCCTTTAACGGCAGGACAAGGAGGAGTTATCGGCGTCCTCATCGCCGTATGGATTTTATCAATCGTCGAGAAATATTTGCGAAAAGTGATTCCTGATGCGGTTGATATTATCGTTACACCAACAATCGCCTTGCTGGTCGTGGGGCTGATTACTATATTTTTCATTATGCCATTCGCCGGATTTATTTCCAGTAATTTAATCGGAGCGATTAACTGGACGTTAGAAGTTGGCGGTGCATTCTCGGGATTTGTTCTAGGAGCAGCGTTCCTTCCGCTTGTTATGTTAGGACTGCATCAGGTATTGACGCCGATTCACATTGAGATGATCAATGATTCAGGGATGACACTGTTGCTTCCGATGCTGGCTATGGCTGGTGCGGGTCAGGTCGGGGCTTCAATTGCCTTATGGATTCGCTGCAAGAAGAATAAATCATTAACGAACATGATTAAAGGTGCGCTTCCGGTAGGTATTCTGGGAATCGGCGAGCCCTTAATTTACGGGGTTACCTTACCGCTGGGCCGGCCGTTCATTACAGCTTGTATTGGCGGTGGGATTGGTGGTGCGGTCATTGGTTTATTCGGCAACGTTGGAGCGATTGCCATTGGTCCTTCCGGGGTTGCGTTAATTCCCTTGATTGCGGGTGGATTATGGCTGAAATACGTAATAGGCTTAATTGCAGCTTACGCTGGCGGATTCATCGCCACTTATCTCTTCGGTACACCCAAAGAGGCTATGGCAGAACAGGATTAA
- a CDS encoding SHOCT domain-containing protein, whose translation MIHQISGGSSSLELYEDYLVIKPSNVQKLGGQTQTIPLDSVVTISIVKPFLKVPYLQVITPGLQTSKKDNLKGASANVVLIQPGKMKTAEKIREYIASYKSGRSNRQAPPAPAGSIDDLRQLAELRDSGIITTEEFEAKKKQILGL comes from the coding sequence ATGATACATCAGATCAGCGGGGGTTCATCATCTCTCGAACTCTATGAGGATTACCTAGTAATTAAGCCAAGTAATGTACAGAAATTAGGAGGACAAACTCAAACAATTCCTCTGGATTCGGTAGTAACAATCAGTATAGTTAAACCTTTTCTAAAAGTACCTTATTTACAAGTCATTACACCGGGCCTGCAAACATCCAAAAAGGATAATCTTAAAGGGGCAAGCGCGAACGTTGTGCTGATTCAGCCTGGTAAAATGAAAACCGCCGAAAAAATTCGTGAATATATTGCAAGCTATAAATCCGGAAGAAGCAATCGCCAAGCTCCTCCTGCTCCGGCCGGATCGATCGATGATCTGAGACAGCTCGCTGAGCTTAGGGATTCAGGTATTATTACTACGGAAGAATTCGAAGCCAAGAAAAAACAGATTCTGGGGCTATAA
- a CDS encoding MerR family transcriptional regulator, giving the protein MQIGAFVREMGTTADTVRYYMELSLLGPELKGNRYSFGEKEVRDFQAIAQLKQWGFAVKEIQCLFRHKAQSGCGTAGVLRFARDILQERVHAIDISIAELGRQREGVLENLAEVEAVLGRIYLR; this is encoded by the coding sequence ATGCAAATTGGAGCGTTTGTCAGAGAGATGGGGACAACGGCGGATACCGTGCGCTACTACATGGAGCTGTCTTTGCTGGGACCGGAGCTTAAGGGGAACCGTTATTCTTTTGGAGAGAAGGAAGTCCGGGATTTCCAGGCCATCGCACAGCTGAAGCAGTGGGGCTTTGCGGTGAAGGAGATTCAATGTCTGTTCCGACATAAGGCGCAATCCGGCTGCGGGACAGCGGGGGTGCTCCGCTTCGCCCGTGACATACTGCAGGAACGTGTGCATGCCATCGACATCAGTATTGCGGAGCTGGGCAGGCAGCGGGAAGGGGTTCTGGAGAATCTGGCTGAGGTGGAGGCGGTGCTGGGGCGGATTTATCTTCGATAA
- the murQ gene encoding N-acetylmuramic acid 6-phosphate etherase, with translation MLEHLTTETRNKKTMNLDELTPLELLEVMNEEDHKVAKAVKQEIPQIAKAVEVITMAIKQGGRLIYMGAGTSGRIGLLDAVECPPTFGTTPEEVIGLIAGGERAFIKAVEGAEDNEQLGVQDLQDIKLSAKDVVVGIAASGRTPYVIGGLEYANSIGTPTVAVSCNKDSAIGKIAGIAIEVVNGPEVLTGSTRLKAGSSQKLICNMLSTASMIGTGKVYGNLMVDVQLTNEKLVERAKRIVMDATDCDAETAESVLQQADHKPKIAIVMILAGLTKEEAVQRLEESQGFVRQAIQ, from the coding sequence ATGTTAGAGCATTTGACAACAGAGACCCGCAATAAGAAAACAATGAACCTGGATGAATTAACTCCTCTTGAACTTCTGGAAGTGATGAATGAAGAAGATCACAAGGTCGCAAAGGCGGTTAAACAGGAAATTCCGCAAATTGCCAAAGCAGTAGAGGTGATTACAATGGCGATCAAACAAGGCGGACGCTTAATTTACATGGGGGCTGGAACAAGCGGGCGTATCGGCTTACTGGATGCTGTTGAATGTCCGCCAACCTTTGGAACAACACCAGAGGAGGTCATCGGGTTAATTGCCGGAGGAGAGAGGGCGTTCATCAAGGCGGTCGAAGGTGCAGAGGATAACGAACAATTAGGGGTGCAGGATCTACAGGATATCAAGCTGTCCGCCAAAGATGTAGTCGTTGGAATTGCTGCCAGCGGACGCACACCCTATGTTATCGGCGGATTAGAATATGCCAATTCTATAGGAACACCCACTGTAGCTGTGAGCTGCAACAAGGATTCAGCAATTGGTAAAATTGCCGGGATTGCAATTGAAGTCGTAAATGGGCCGGAAGTGTTAACCGGGTCAACACGTTTGAAAGCCGGCAGTTCGCAAAAGTTAATCTGCAACATGCTGTCAACAGCTTCGATGATCGGTACGGGAAAAGTGTATGGAAATTTAATGGTGGATGTACAGTTAACCAATGAAAAGCTTGTAGAACGTGCCAAACGGATTGTTATGGATGCGACAGATTGCGACGCTGAAACGGCGGAGAGTGTTCTGCAGCAGGCAGATCATAAACCGAAAATTGCCATTGTGATGATTCTTGCGGGGCTAACTAAAGAAGAAGCTGTGCAACGGCTGGAAGAATCACAAGGCTTCGTCCGTCAGGCGATTCAATAA
- a CDS encoding winged helix-turn-helix transcriptional regulator: MTHKKYHNPTEATLERIGGKWKTAILCLLAEQGAMRNGEILRTLSPVTQKMLTQQLKELEADGLILRTVFPEVPPKVVYELTDSGRSIRMVLDPLCEWGKRFVNTVNRDTRTGIE, encoded by the coding sequence ATGACACATAAAAAGTACCACAACCCTACGGAAGCCACCCTGGAGCGGATCGGCGGCAAGTGGAAAACAGCGATTCTCTGCCTGCTGGCCGAGCAAGGAGCAATGCGCAACGGGGAAATCCTGCGCACGCTGTCACCGGTCACCCAAAAAATGCTCACCCAGCAGCTTAAAGAGCTTGAAGCAGACGGGCTTATTCTCCGGACCGTATTCCCTGAAGTGCCTCCAAAAGTGGTATATGAGCTGACGGACAGCGGAAGGTCAATCAGGATGGTTCTTGATCCGCTGTGTGAATGGGGCAAACGGTTTGTTAATACAGTAAACCGGGACACCCGCACGGGAATTGAATAA
- a CDS encoding GNAT family N-acetyltransferase, which produces MKLSEAFKTERLHFRLLNVEDIDVVYRQFSDPEMCKHFSEPPCSYEEAIEIIEHYASPEGKGHHRYGMFDIETDAFIGTCGYHYWDRELKQVEIGYDIWKDYWRQGYMSEALPVLIKLCFEHLNVDCIYILTHPHNAASIASVRKFGFEVCEPCRSVDEEPQVCMKLMRG; this is translated from the coding sequence ATGAAATTATCAGAAGCGTTTAAGACGGAGCGGCTGCACTTCCGCTTGCTGAATGTAGAGGATATTGATGTAGTGTATAGACAATTCTCAGACCCGGAGATGTGCAAACATTTCAGCGAACCGCCCTGTAGCTATGAAGAAGCCATAGAAATCATTGAACATTACGCCAGTCCAGAGGGAAAAGGCCATCACCGTTACGGCATGTTCGATATTGAAACGGATGCATTTATCGGGACCTGCGGCTATCATTACTGGGATCGTGAGCTGAAACAAGTCGAGATCGGCTATGATATCTGGAAAGATTACTGGAGACAGGGATATATGTCGGAAGCCTTACCTGTACTCATTAAGCTCTGCTTCGAGCATCTTAACGTAGATTGTATTTATATCTTGACCCATCCACACAATGCTGCATCAATAGCCAGTGTGCGCAAGTTTGGATTTGAAGTGTGTGAACCCTGCAGAAGCGTTGATGAGGAACCCCAGGTGTGCATGAAGTTGATGCGGGGGTAA